A portion of the Gorilla gorilla gorilla isolate KB3781 chromosome X, NHGRI_mGorGor1-v2.1_pri, whole genome shotgun sequence genome contains these proteins:
- the LOC115932146 gene encoding cancer/testis antigen family 45 member A6 — MTDKTEKVAVDPETVFKRPRECDSPSYQKRQRMALLARKQGAGDSLIAGSAMSKEKKLMTGDAIPHSQLDSQIDDFTGFTKDGMMWKPGSNAPVGGNVTSSFSGDDLECRETASSPKSQEEINADIKRQLVKELRCIGQKYETIFEMLEGVQGPTAVRKRFFDSIIKEAARCMRRDFVKHLKRKLKRMI; from the exons ATGACCGATAAAACAGAGAAGGTGGCTGTAGATCCTGAAACTGTGTTTAAACGTCCCAGGGAATGTGACAGTCCTTCGTATCAGAAAAGGCAGAGGATGGCCCTGTTGGCAAGGAAACAAGGAGCAGGAGACAGCCTTATTGCAGGCTCTGCCATGTCCAAAGAAAAGA AGCTTATGACAGGAGATGCTATTCCACACAGCCAATTGGATTCTCAGATTGATGACTTCACTGGTTTCACCAAAGATGGGATGATGTGGAAACCTGGTAGCAATGCACCTGTGGGAGGAAACGTTACCAGCAGTTTCTCTGGAGATGACCTAGAATGCAGAGAAACAGCCTCCTCTCCCAAAAGCCAAGAAGAAATTAATGCTGATATAAAACGTCAATTAGTGAAGGAACTCCGATGCATTGGACAAA AATATGAAACAATCTTCGAAATGCTTGAAGGAGTGCAAGGACCTACTGCAGTCAGGAAACGGTTTTTTGACTCCATCATCAAGGAAGCAGCAAG aTGTATGAGACGAGACTTTGTTAAGCACCTTAAGAGGAAACTGAAACGTATGATTTGA